The Erpetoichthys calabaricus chromosome 5, fErpCal1.3, whole genome shotgun sequence genome has a segment encoding these proteins:
- the elac1 gene encoding zinc phosphodiesterase ELAC protein 1: MSMELVFLGTGAAYPSPYRSASALVLRTEGDCWLFDCGEGTQTQLMRSHLKAGRITKIFITHLHGDHMFGLPGLLCTLSLNCSTTAGKEQQPVHIYGPAGLRKFLRVSLELSNSQLLFPYIVHEFVPTADQSPTEGMIDSVKTECDGELHPQEQEGRTIYLDPEEKCYTLLENEQFVVKAFRLYHRIPSFGFTVQERERPGRLNVEKLKELGVRPGPAYGKLKNGESVVLENGVTVHSADVVQTSIPGRKVCILGDCSGLIDDAVQRLCWEADVLVHEATLDDTQKDKALEHGHSTPSMAADFANSCQAKQLVLNHFSQRYKPSSLLKDDDENNIMEMKLQAASVFKGNEVIIAEDFLSVGVPIKKKS; the protein is encoded by the exons ATGTCCATGGAGTTAGTTTTCTTAGGGACTGGGGCAGCTTACCCGTCTCCATACAGGAGCGCCTCTGCTTTGGTGCTCCGCACGGAGGGCGACTGTTGGCTTTTTGACTGTGGAGAGGGAACGCAGACACAGCTTATGAGAAGCCATTTGAAAGCAG gTAGAATAACAAAGATTTTCATTACTCATCTACATGGAGACCACATGTTTGGTTTGCCTGGGCTTTTGTGCACATTAAGTCTCAACTGTAGTACCACAGCTGGCAAAGAACAACAGCCTGTGCATATCTATGGACCAGCGGGACTGAGGAAATTTCTCCGTGTCAGTTTGGAACTATCTAATTCTCAATTGCTATTTCCGTATATAGTCCATGAATTTGTTCCAACAGCAGATCAGAGTCCAACAGAAGGCATGATTGATTCAGTCAAGACAGAATGTGATGGCGAACTGCACCCACAAGAGCAGGAAGGAAGGACAATTTATCTTGACCCTGAAGAGAAGTGCTACACCCTGCTAGAAAATGAGCAGTTTGTTGTTAAAGCATTTCGACTTTATCATCGAATACCTTCTTTCGGTTTTACAGTGCAAGAAAGAGAACGCCCTGGGAGgttaaatgttgaaaaattaaaggaactcg GAGTAAGACCAGGACCGGCATATGGCAAACTAAAGAATGGAGAATCTGTTGTACTTGAAAATGGAGTCACTGTCCACTCAGCAGATGTTGTCCAGACCTCTATCCCTGGACGGAAAGTGTGTATATTAGGTGACTGCAGTGGCCTTATTGATGATGCTGTTCAAAGACTTTGTTGGGAAGCAGATGTGCTTGTGCATGAGGCTACACTTGATGACACACAGAAGGACAAAGCCCTTGAACATGGCCATAGTACACCAAGCATGGCAGCAGACTTTGCAAACTCATGTCAAGCAAAACAACTGGTCCTTAATCATTTTAGTCAGAGGTATAAGCCTTCCTCTCTGTTGAAGGACGATGATGAAAATAACATCATGGAGATGAAATTGCAAGCTGCAAGTGTATTTAAAGGTAATGAAGTTATAATAGCTGAGGATTTCTTGTCAGTAGGTGTTCctattaaaaaaaagtcataG